From the genome of Bombus vancouverensis nearcticus chromosome 4, iyBomVanc1_principal, whole genome shotgun sequence:
atatacatatatatactacatatgtatacatacttgTGTGATGTCAAATTTTCTttttgatgtaaataatattattaaaatattaccaAAAAGATAGTTACATAACTTATGTTCCGATATAAAGTTACAGTTATAGCTAATATCTTTCCTAAAAGTTAAATCCGttaattattttatctttatctgTTGTTAGTTATTTTTGCTAAAAGTCATTAATACTTATGatatctattttttaaataacgtttgaatattttatatcatatcatgtttttattcaaaatatatttaaaatgtaaacctacaaaaatgtatctttttatatttttattttacatgtaATTAATATAACTAGATTAAATCTGGGGAATGAGCTTTATCGAAACGTTGATATAATAGTTCCatgaatttgtataatatcATTCATTATTGTGTTATGCACTATGATTTAACAGATCCATGCACCGAATAGAATCTAAAAGGTGGCTATAATTAACATAATATAAGAAATTTGTCCGTATGTAATACTACCATTGTTATGATCGAAACTAACGAAAGAGCGACTTCTACTTTTTTGTAGTTTAAATTCTATAGGAATTTTTTCTGTCTTTCAAAAGTGTGGCTACATTTTCTtcagaaagaaaaatatgtatGTGAATTACAAATGTAATGAATACTGTACGTGGGCGTAGAATACGTGTTAGAATCTTATTAATATATGTTTTTAGCGTAAACGAAACATCGACACTATTTTCCGAGATCTCTCGTAGAAACTTTTGATCATTATTATCTATTTTTTTATCGTTATCACGTAGAACAGATTATATTGAACAAATATGAACTAACGTAAAAAGCCGGACATGCAATAACTTTCATACTACATTCAAGAagagtaaaaataattgctcatAATAATTATGGGTAAGTTCAAAATGTTTATTTACGTTTTATAGACTATTTTACACTTCATACATTTCAGAAGATTCTACAGAAGCTCAAAAATGGCAACAGCATTTATCTTTATTACGGGAGCAGTATGTTAATTTATACAATACAAATACGGAACTTCAACGTGAATATGCAATTGTTACTGCAAATAAACAAGATACAGGATTTATTGGTAGACTTTTGACAACCATTGGATCTCTATATAGTCAACAACGTTATAGGTTTATAACTTCTTCAAatcataatttattatataagcTTTGTCACTAATAAACATATATCTTTTAGCGATGTGATCATCAAATTGAAAAATCAGGAAATACCAgcacataaatttatattgtCTGCTAGAACAGATTTTTTCAGTGAAGCAACACTATCAGAAGTGACCATTTTAGGTAAAGCATTAAAATATAAACAGAAATGTATGAAGAAAAGTTAcatgtatatagatataataagaAACACCTTCTCTAGATTGGACTTATTTGGAGCCTAAGATTGGATTAATATTGCTGAAATGGATATACACAGGGAAGGTGCCTCAAGAGAATTTAACTTTAGAATTAATGAAAGCAGCATCTAATTTTCAGCTGACAGAATTAGTTGAACaatgtgaaaaatatttaattggaaTTGTAGGATTCAAAGATTGTGTTCAGTTGTACGCAGCTGCTGAGGAATTAGGTGCACAGAAATTAAAAGAGCATTGCAGTTCTTTGATTTCTGCACATTGGGTAAGAGAGATAAAAACATATATTGAATTGCgtaatttcaatttcttaaCTGATCAAAATTTCATGACGTTAGGAAGATTTAACAGGAGAAGACTTTAAAGAAATGCCTGGATCtctattatacaaattattacaGACTAAAAGTAAATACCCATTGCATGCCGCTGTTCGACTAATGAGGGAAGATGTggtttttttatatttagtgGAAAATAATTCAGGGGTAAGTtgcatattttaaattattacaaatgtctatttatatataataggtCTTACTTGTAAGTTTAATATACTTACAAGATTTTATAATAACAATCATGTTTTGATGTTTCCATATTATtcctttaatttttataaatagtaaAGTAATATTTATGTAGTAAATTAAAGACATTCACAACCTATGTTATTGTTTCACAAATATTAATAGTAACAAACTTTATTGGAATTAATTTTTGGAATTATTATTtggtatatataattttcatatataattataatttgaatatataattattacagaaaattattacaataaattGCTAGATATAGTTCAATAATTATAGATGATAcagaaaaattatttcgtttttttattTAGATGTGTTTATTGATTTACAATCTCATAATTTATAAGGATTAATATCAAAAAGTAAAGCAAATATcgatttttataacattttttatgccatttttaaatagtagtgaaatatatatatatatatgtatcatatatatattgaaaaaatTTCTTACCATAATAAGTACTTAGAGAAAGGATATCATAATAGTGTTGCAAACAGTAGTACTGTTattagtataaaaatataaaacatattgaTGGTTTTGGTTGGTTCTGATGAGTTGCATAAATGGTGACCACAAAAGCAATATTCTGATGGACCTGCTGGTGCTCCCCTATCTTCACCAATAAAGCAACCTTCTTTGTAAGCTGATGTTACAATTTCCTCTCTGTTTTGCCACTTATTATCGCTATAGGTTAATACTGTACGTTTTTGAGGTGCACAGTCCCTTTCTACAGTTGTGATCATAGGTGCTGGTAAAGATGATAAATTAatgaacatatatatatgccAAACATGTTTTTTCAATTTACATATAGCAGCACTTTACTTACTTTTGAATTTAGAATAAATCGTTCTTTTTCCACAAAGTGTGGACGAAGGACAATACACTTGAAACCTAGGACTTCCATCAAAATGAGAACATAATAAATCAGTTTTTTCATGTCCTGATTGTGATGCATAACATTTGAAGCATGCAATACCTCCTGCAGTTATTTGCATTATTAATGTAactaaaaatattgaatattccAGACATACaatatgattaaaaatatttattaaacagtAAAGAATAAATGTTTTCAAtgtgaatataaattattttatataaagataaaatatataagttaAATGTAAACGTACATAGAAAAACTATAGCAATTAATAAGATCTTTTTTGACTGTATTTGGAAAGTCATCTCATTTATAATTAAACAAAATGTGGTTAGAATACAATAATACTATTTACACCAATTTTAgcacaatttttatttatatttatttatttcatagtTCAATTTATCACCATCATTACGCAAAcctgaaaaaattttatttatcaacAATAAGTTTAGTTACTATTAGAAATGacattcaaaaataaaaatgatttaataTAAAGATTCCAAATTAACTGTATTTTTTAATAccgtaataattattatatttatttggaTGCATATAGCTGTATATTTTTGTTAgacataatataaaataattatttttgtatctgaatttccataaaaaaatCATTCATTAAAATTAGTTTAAGTGAGTCACTTTTGATGTACAGAATGAGTGTTTAGTTTATAAAAatagatttaattaaatttacttctatatattttcatctttctgttaaaaaataatatttgcataAGCATAACCTCAATAACTTATTTAAAGGAAAACAATAATGTTTTGTATACTCTCTTTGCTTTAAACAAAAAGCTTTTAAAGTGATTTAGATTTTTATAAAAGGTTACAAATAACTTTTATATCGCAATTTGTAATCAATATAATGAAACTGTATGTTGCACTAATCTtcaatatattgtaatattatttttatacaatgaaaaatacattttttaaatttaatttatgaattaattGGATCAGTACAAAATAAGAggtatttattaatttcttttatgaaaAAGACTGATCTATGTAAAtttaactaaataaatattaattgaaaaatgtagGAAAAAATCTGCACTTAATTCGtacttaaatatttcaaaattcataATATCATAAGAAATTCAATATTTACGTTCGATTCCATCAGAGATCATTTCAACTATATTCTACTAAACACTGTCATTCATTCTTAAACAGCACCCTTTATTAATATTCACTAAATGCCATAGAGCAATCGTAGGATTTTgattaactgtttttcattctGCTACGAAGAAATATGCTCCTTTAATCGGAAGCTGACTGTTAGATGAGCCTATCACACGCCACATCATGGCTTTTCTATCCTTTACAAACGACTGTTTCTGCTGAATCAGTGCATCTTCATATTCCTTCCCGTTTTAATCATTCACATTGTTTATGTAATCTTTAATACTaactatgtatgtatgtaactAGCACTAATGCGTGCATGAACAAACATCCGTTTCGTTGGGTGTACCGCATCGTATAtcttttgtataaaatcaaaacaGTGGTTCTCAGTCAATTACATATCACGAACcttttaaattacaatttcagtaaataaaactttattattttaatcttaTCAGATACAATcatgaattaaataaattaaactttcaactaaaaatgtctttctttataaattattagtttagaacaatatatatgtataagaaatatattatacaatatcgaatgaaaaaattatatatattttataaatatcattctataattaaatgttttattgtCTTAGTTAACGAAAGCCATTAATGCTTTGGATCATAAAGGAGAAATGCCTTTGGAAGTTGCTTTAAAAACTCGTCAACCATCACTGGCGCGCACTTTAGTTGAACACGGGGCCGATTTAAGCGCAAAAGATTCAAGAGGTCTTTCTTTACTCCAAGCTGCTATTTTTAAAGGAGATTCTTATTCGgctgaatttgtaatagaacagctagaaaataatggaaatatgaaagaattatGCGAGCCCATGAAACTTACCCGAAACGTGAAGGATATAAAAAATCCTGAAGAACTTGAAGGATGTACTGCGTTACATTTAATAACAAAACATAATTCAGAAAATATGTTAACAGTCGCATCCAGGTTACTTCATGCTGGTATTGATCCCAATTTACAAAATCACAGAGGAtggtataattatttaattatttttacttgattatttcattgaaagtcactgtaaaaattaaaattaaaattggtTCAAAAGTAGCAATTTATACCTTGAATTgatagaatttttaaaaaactGTATTAGTTTTACAGATTATTTCATAATTAGATTGCAGACATTTATGAAAATTGAAGTGGAATCCACACAAAGATTTACTTTACCTACTAAATATAATAAGTACTATACTTTAGATATTTCACATATATAGATATTAGCCAAGAAATTTAGATTTGATTTACATTTGTCCTAACTCACAATATTAACTTAACTTACGCattctttaatttattttctcttttcattctttttccatCTTAAATATTAACTTGTTTGATATTATCAACTTCTTATAACTCATCCCTACCACATTCCTTTTCCATTTTAAATTCCTAAGCCAATTCTCTATTCTCTTGTCCTTCCTTCCACTCACCACATCCTCTATGCTAACTCCTCTTCCTATTTTCTTACAGTCTCTTATTAGATGTTCCACCAATCAAAATCTATCCCTATAAATATTTCACATATACTTACATATTATGCACAACCTGTGTATTTTTATAGCTTAAAAGTTCCCATAACTgtataaacatctgcaatctactTATAATAAAGTGTCGAAAGCATTAAACTTATAATTAAAGTTAGACACCTTCTATAAATGTTATTGTTGATTCCTATTCTTGCAGGACTGCCTTACATAATTGTATTCAGGAGAGAAATGAACCACTTTTTGATGTCTTATTAGAATGTCAGAGTATAGATTTGGACAAAAGCACTAATGAAAATGATACTCCATTGTGTATCGCAATGAAAACAGACCCATTTAGTGGATTTTTTGCTAAGAAACTTTTAATCAAAGGCGCAACTCCGAATCCTGTATATAAGAATACAGGGGACACTCTATTACACGTTTTGATAAGAGAATATAAAGAAGAAGCTGCATTATTTTTAATCGATTATTGTAAGGATAACTTAATGCAAAAGAATAATGATGGATATTTGGTTTTACACGAAGCTTGTAAAGTTGGTTCGAAGAATTTAACGCGAGCTTTATTGAAAACTGGTTTCCCAGTCGACGAAGTTGCATTGTCTACTGGCGATGCACCAATACATATTGCTGTTTCCAATTTGTATTTTGATATTGTAATGGAATTGTTGCATGCACCTAATTCGAATTCccaattgaatttaaaaaataacgtgAATGAAACCCCTTTAAGTTTGGCTATTAAGGCTCCGTTTAAGAAGGGCAAAGATATAGTTTTGGCTTTAATAAAAGCTGGAGCAAATATCAATCAGTGCAATAATGATGGTTTAACATTGTTGCATCAAGCGATATTAAAAGAGGATTCGGCGACAGcgatttttttattagaaaatggTGCCGATATGAATACTAGGTAAATAGCATTGATATTAAACATTTTAGAAacaattgtattttatttatttcatttttaacttAATGGCATTTATCTCTTTGACATTAGATATTGCAAGAAATTTCAGGTTGAGATAAATTTTATCAAAGTAATTTTATAACTATCTGTGTTGCTTCGTtagtataaataaaacaaaacctAAAATCACTAAATAATCTGTTGCCAAATggttttattaattatgtgatatTCAGTAAAAACTTTATTTCATTTAGAACTGCAGATGGAGAAACTCCGCTGCAACTTTCCATACACTGTAGACTGGGTGAAGTTGTGGAAGCACTTTGTAAAAGAGGAGTAGATACTTCTATAGGATGTCCATTATGGGATGCACTGGATTCAGATCAAGAGGATGTAGCATCTATTCTAGTTAAATATGGAGCAGACACTGACTGTTGGGGTCCTGGTCCAGATGATTGCCAACAAACATTGTTACACAGAGCAATTGACCACaacaaagaagatattgcaCAGTTCCTTATAAGAAGGTATATTACATATTAAgatatgtaattattaaaaatatataagaatTTGAAATCAGGATATTTAATATTTGGTTTGGTCCAAttagaattttgaaaatatttagttatataagaatatcgaaaatataataaaatatttcgtaattCTAATTTAATTTGACGTACTCAGAtttctatataattattattaaagatTGTAAAGATAtcttttcttattatttattattattaaaaatcataataattaaattctaaaattatGTATGTTACAGTGGCTGTGATTTAAACATACCTAGAAAACCTGGCCCAGATGGTATTGGAGGTGACGAAGCAAGGGATGAATGTACTCCATTACATTTATGTTGTCAGTGGGGTTTAGAACAAGTTGTACAGACACTTATTGAACATGGTGCTGATGTGAATGCTCGAGATGTTGAGGGCAAAACTCCAGTGCACGTTGCTATACAAAATCAACATTCACAAATTATTTCTCTTCTACTTTGCCATCCTAATATAGATTTAAATAAACGAGATAAGAAAGGTTTAACACCATTTGCAACAGCATTAACATTTCGAAACAACAAAGCTGCTCAAGCGATATTGGAACGACTACCTAAAGCTGCTGAACAATATGACAATAAAGGCAGAAATTTTTTACATACTGCTATTCAAAAGAATGACATGGAAAgcatattatttctattatctaTACAGGTAAATATTGTTTTTGTAGTAATTAAAATGCATTTgaacttatatttatttcataaaaattttgacGCATTTAAAAAACTAatcaaacaaaatacatatgcaATAAAATGATTCATGATTCTTATTTTATAGGTAGACGTAAATTCCAGAGTTCATGATGTTACACAAACTCCACCTTTACATCTTGCTGCGGTTTCTGGAAATGAAATGTTAGTAAGAAGTTTAATATTGGCTGGTGCACATGTTAATGATACAGATGCAAACAGAAATACTGCATTGCATGCTGCTGCAAAAGCTGGTCATGCAGCAATTGTATCTGCTTTATTGCAGGTGAATACCATAACTTATCTATATGTTTGATCTAAATGgtattataaaataaactacttcagaaatcttattaaatgaaatatatatatatctttagtTATAAGTTGAGTTTAAcagaaaataattgaatatatttACTTTCTTATTATAGAACAATATAAACTTCGATGCAGTAAATGCAGATGGTGACAATGCATTGCATGTAGCTGTAAGAGAAGGTCATGTATCGGTGGTAAGAGCACTTTTGACTGAATGTACATTAGATGCAGAGGCTGTAAATCTTAAAGGAAGAAATCCCTTACACGAATTAGCTAGGTGTGGAAAAGATAATGCTGCAACTATATGTGAACTTTTCTTGGAATGTATGTCACAATATCCAGTAAATAATGCAGGTAAAGATACATCAAACTACtccaaaatattaatatgttcATATTAGAAgtatttacattataatatttaaccgtttgagtcccaagcagcgcgatcgcgctgtttagattttgtgtcgaaaagtcccagtacattAGAACGCCATggacgactgacggtattttatatttcattgttatcttatCTATTTTCATTACATTGTTATCtatgttaatttttattgaacaaaacttgaaatatttataaactaatagtacgcatatatatagatatatatcataaaataataaatatgacaaGCGCTATTGTGCCGCTTATTTCTCTTCGTAATCGATTAAGATAAGCGCCATCGCGCAGTTCAGGATTTTTCGACCCTGTTTTTTTAAAAACCCCTGGGACTCACACGGTTAATTAGAAAAAAGTAGTATTTCTGCTGAATTtctgatatatttttgtacatatatgtatatatatatgtgattgTTTATATTTGAACAATATAGTAATAATTGATTTTATACATATGATACagaaagtattatatatattaaattataagattatttttaaatagaactgcaatattattttattataagcTAAATAAAACGATATGTATTTTATCCAAGATTTGGATGGCAATACTCCATTACTGATAGCTTATATGAAAGGAAATGGTCAACTTTGTCGTACTCTGGTAAAGGCTGGTGCATGCCTAGGTTCTATGAATAAAGAAGGCAttacaattttcaattatcaagTAGCAACAAAACAATTACTATACAGATTACTAGATTCCTTGACACAAGAAGCACCATGGGCAGATAAAGATCTTTGTCTGGAATGTGGTACAAAATTTTCCCTTACAATGCGAAAACATCACTGGTACAGAATCTTTGAACttacataaatttataaatcagtatatttaagatttatctaaaatgaattatttttattatttttagccGCCATTGTGGTCgaattttatgtaataaatgCTCCGATCAAGATGTTccaatcgtaaaatttggaTTAAATAAACCTGTGCGTGTTTGTGCAGTATGTTTTGATGTATTGCAACTAGGTGCTGAATgaacaaagaaataaataaaaaagtacatattcatatgtaaataaaataaatatcattccatatgcattttttataaaaaagtataccaaaaatttatatcattttgtGTGAATCACACTATATATATTTTGCTGTATTATATGATTATTCTTGTTGAAAGTTTGTTAAATTTATagctattaaattttaaatacagaTGAAAGGAGAGTCGATGAAAGttaatatttattgatatattATCATTTATTCCTAGCATTACTTATTCATCTACAATGCATTGAATTAATTtgta
Proteins encoded in this window:
- the LOC117161004 gene encoding rabankyrin-5 isoform X3; the protein is MPGSLLYKLLQTKSKYPLHAAVRLMREDVVFLYLVENNSGLTKAINALDHKGEMPLEVALKTRQPSLARTLVEHGADLSAKDSRGLSLLQAAIFKGDSYSAEFVIEQLENNGNMKELCEPMKLTRNVKDIKNPEELEGCTALHLITKHNSENMLTVASRLLHAGIDPNLQNHRGWTALHNCIQERNEPLFDVLLECQSIDLDKSTNENDTPLCIAMKTDPFSGFFAKKLLIKGATPNPVYKNTGDTLLHVLIREYKEEAALFLIDYCKDNLMQKNNDGYLVLHEACKVGSKNLTRALLKTGFPVDEVALSTGDAPIHIAVSNLYFDIVMELLHAPNSNSQLNLKNNVNETPLSLAIKAPFKKGKDIVLALIKAGANINQCNNDGLTLLHQAILKEDSATAIFLLENGADMNTRTADGETPLQLSIHCRLGEVVEALCKRGVDTSIGCPLWDALDSDQEDVASILVKYGADTDCWGPGPDDCQQTLLHRAIDHNKEDIAQFLIRSGCDLNIPRKPGPDGIGGDEARDECTPLHLCCQWGLEQVVQTLIEHGADVNARDVEGKTPVHVAIQNQHSQIISLLLCHPNIDLNKRDKKGLTPFATALTFRNNKAAQAILERLPKAAEQYDNKGRNFLHTAIQKNDMESILFLLSIQVDVNSRVHDVTQTPPLHLAAVSGNEMLVRSLILAGAHVNDTDANRNTALHAAAKAGHAAIVSALLQNNINFDAVNADGDNALHVAVREGHVSVVRALLTECTLDAEAVNLKGRNPLHELARCGKDNAATICELFLECMSQYPVNNADLDGNTPLLIAYMKGNGQLCRTLVKAGACLGSMNKEGITIFNYQVATKQLLYRLLDSLTQEAPWADKDLCLECGTKFSLTMRKHHCRHCGRILCNKCSDQDVPIVKFGLNKPVRVCAVCFDVLQLGAE
- the LOC117161004 gene encoding rabankyrin-5 isoform X1; this translates as MEDSTEAQKWQQHLSLLREQYVNLYNTNTELQREYAIVTANKQDTGFIGRLLTTIGSLYSQQRYSDVIIKLKNQEIPAHKFILSARTDFFSEATLSEVTILDWTYLEPKIGLILLKWIYTGKVPQENLTLELMKAASNFQLTELVEQCEKYLIGIVGFKDCVQLYAAAEELGAQKLKEHCSSLISAHWEDLTGEDFKEMPGSLLYKLLQTKSKYPLHAAVRLMREDVVFLYLVENNSGLTKAINALDHKGEMPLEVALKTRQPSLARTLVEHGADLSAKDSRGLSLLQAAIFKGDSYSAEFVIEQLENNGNMKELCEPMKLTRNVKDIKNPEELEGCTALHLITKHNSENMLTVASRLLHAGIDPNLQNHRGWTALHNCIQERNEPLFDVLLECQSIDLDKSTNENDTPLCIAMKTDPFSGFFAKKLLIKGATPNPVYKNTGDTLLHVLIREYKEEAALFLIDYCKDNLMQKNNDGYLVLHEACKVGSKNLTRALLKTGFPVDEVALSTGDAPIHIAVSNLYFDIVMELLHAPNSNSQLNLKNNVNETPLSLAIKAPFKKGKDIVLALIKAGANINQCNNDGLTLLHQAILKEDSATAIFLLENGADMNTRTADGETPLQLSIHCRLGEVVEALCKRGVDTSIGCPLWDALDSDQEDVASILVKYGADTDCWGPGPDDCQQTLLHRAIDHNKEDIAQFLIRSGCDLNIPRKPGPDGIGGDEARDECTPLHLCCQWGLEQVVQTLIEHGADVNARDVEGKTPVHVAIQNQHSQIISLLLCHPNIDLNKRDKKGLTPFATALTFRNNKAAQAILERLPKAAEQYDNKGRNFLHTAIQKNDMESILFLLSIQVDVNSRVHDVTQTPPLHLAAVSGNEMLVRSLILAGAHVNDTDANRNTALHAAAKAGHAAIVSALLQNNINFDAVNADGDNALHVAVREGHVSVVRALLTECTLDAEAVNLKGRNPLHELARCGKDNAATICELFLECMSQYPVNNADLDGNTPLLIAYMKGNGQLCRTLVKAGACLGSMNKEGITIFNYQVATKQLLYRLLDSLTQEAPWADKDLCLECGTKFSLTMRKHHCRHCGRILCNKCSDQDVPIVKFGLNKPVRVCAVCFDVLQLGAE
- the LOC117161005 gene encoding uncharacterized protein LOC117161005 isoform X1; its protein translation is MTFQIQSKKILLIAIVFLFTLIMQITAGGIACFKCYASQSGHEKTDLLCSHFDGSPRFQVYCPSSTLCGKRTIYSKFKTPMITTVERDCAPQKRTVLTYSDNKWQNREEIVTSAYKEGCFIGEDRGAPAGPSEYCFCGHHLCNSSEPTKTINMFYIFILITVLLFATLL
- the LOC117161005 gene encoding uncharacterized protein LOC117161005 isoform X2, encoding MISDGIELTLIMQITAGGIACFKCYASQSGHEKTDLLCSHFDGSPRFQVYCPSSTLCGKRTIYSKFKTPMITTVERDCAPQKRTVLTYSDNKWQNREEIVTSAYKEGCFIGEDRGAPAGPSEYCFCGHHLCNSSEPTKTINMFYIFILITVLLFATLL
- the LOC117161004 gene encoding rabankyrin-5 isoform X2, producing the protein MDSTEAQKWQQHLSLLREQYVNLYNTNTELQREYAIVTANKQDTGFIGRLLTTIGSLYSQQRYSDVIIKLKNQEIPAHKFILSARTDFFSEATLSEVTILDWTYLEPKIGLILLKWIYTGKVPQENLTLELMKAASNFQLTELVEQCEKYLIGIVGFKDCVQLYAAAEELGAQKLKEHCSSLISAHWEDLTGEDFKEMPGSLLYKLLQTKSKYPLHAAVRLMREDVVFLYLVENNSGLTKAINALDHKGEMPLEVALKTRQPSLARTLVEHGADLSAKDSRGLSLLQAAIFKGDSYSAEFVIEQLENNGNMKELCEPMKLTRNVKDIKNPEELEGCTALHLITKHNSENMLTVASRLLHAGIDPNLQNHRGWTALHNCIQERNEPLFDVLLECQSIDLDKSTNENDTPLCIAMKTDPFSGFFAKKLLIKGATPNPVYKNTGDTLLHVLIREYKEEAALFLIDYCKDNLMQKNNDGYLVLHEACKVGSKNLTRALLKTGFPVDEVALSTGDAPIHIAVSNLYFDIVMELLHAPNSNSQLNLKNNVNETPLSLAIKAPFKKGKDIVLALIKAGANINQCNNDGLTLLHQAILKEDSATAIFLLENGADMNTRTADGETPLQLSIHCRLGEVVEALCKRGVDTSIGCPLWDALDSDQEDVASILVKYGADTDCWGPGPDDCQQTLLHRAIDHNKEDIAQFLIRSGCDLNIPRKPGPDGIGGDEARDECTPLHLCCQWGLEQVVQTLIEHGADVNARDVEGKTPVHVAIQNQHSQIISLLLCHPNIDLNKRDKKGLTPFATALTFRNNKAAQAILERLPKAAEQYDNKGRNFLHTAIQKNDMESILFLLSIQVDVNSRVHDVTQTPPLHLAAVSGNEMLVRSLILAGAHVNDTDANRNTALHAAAKAGHAAIVSALLQNNINFDAVNADGDNALHVAVREGHVSVVRALLTECTLDAEAVNLKGRNPLHELARCGKDNAATICELFLECMSQYPVNNADLDGNTPLLIAYMKGNGQLCRTLVKAGACLGSMNKEGITIFNYQVATKQLLYRLLDSLTQEAPWADKDLCLECGTKFSLTMRKHHCRHCGRILCNKCSDQDVPIVKFGLNKPVRVCAVCFDVLQLGAE